A window from Pseudooceanicola algae encodes these proteins:
- the rplC gene encoding 50S ribosomal protein L3 has product MLRSGIIAKKMGMTRLFMEDGKQIPVTVLQLDSLQVVAQRTSDAHGYTAVQLGAGTAKAKRTSKAMRGHFAVAKVEPKRKVAEFRVDPDALIGVGEEITADHYFEGQFVDVSGTSIGKGFAGAMKRHNFGGLRASHGVSISHRSHGSTGQCQDPGKVFKGKKMAGHMGAARVTTQNLQVVRTDSERGLVFIKGAVPGSKGGWVTVKDAVKKPFPENAILPAALKSAAEEAKRLADEAAATAAAEAAAAEAAAAEEAAAAEEAALKDAEASIEAEKKEGDE; this is encoded by the coding sequence ATGCTCCGTTCCGGTATCATCGCTAAGAAAATGGGTATGACTCGTCTCTTCATGGAAGATGGCAAGCAGATCCCCGTCACCGTTCTGCAACTCGACAGCCTGCAGGTTGTTGCGCAGCGGACCTCTGACGCACATGGCTACACCGCCGTCCAGCTGGGCGCCGGCACTGCCAAGGCAAAACGCACCTCCAAGGCCATGCGTGGCCACTTCGCCGTGGCGAAAGTGGAACCCAAGCGCAAGGTTGCCGAGTTCCGCGTCGACCCCGACGCCCTGATCGGCGTTGGTGAAGAAATCACTGCCGACCATTACTTCGAAGGCCAGTTCGTCGACGTGTCGGGCACCTCGATCGGTAAGGGTTTCGCCGGTGCCATGAAGCGCCACAACTTCGGTGGTCTTCGCGCATCGCACGGCGTCTCGATCTCTCACCGGTCGCATGGTTCGACCGGTCAGTGTCAGGATCCGGGCAAGGTCTTCAAAGGCAAGAAGATGGCCGGTCACATGGGTGCTGCCCGTGTCACCACGCAGAACCTGCAGGTCGTCCGCACCGACAGCGAACGTGGCCTGGTCTTCATCAAGGGCGCCGTTCCCGGCTCCAAGGGTGGCTGGGTGACCGTCAAGGACGCCGTCAAGAAACCGTTCCCCGAGAACGCGATCCTGCCGGCAGCCCTGAAGTCCGCCGCTGAAGAAGCCAAGCGTCTTGCTGACGAAGCTGCTGCGACCGCAGCCGCCGAAGCCGCAGCCGCCGAAGCCGCAGCAGCTGAAGAAGCCGCCGCAGCCGAAGAGGCCGCTCTCAAAGACGCCGAAGCTTCGATCGAAGCCGAGAAGAAGGAAGGCGACGAATGA
- the rplD gene encoding 50S ribosomal protein L4, which yields MKLDVIKLDGTTADSVDLNDEIFGLEPRADILHRVVRWQRNNAQAGTHKVLGRSEVSYSTKKIYRQKGTGGARHGSRKAPIFRSGGIYKGPTPRSHGHELTKKFRKLGLKHALSSKLKDGSLVIIDIAESDGKTAALAKQVKSLGWKRALIIDGAAVNEGFARAAANIDGLDVLPSMGANVYDILKRDTLVLTKAGVEALEARLK from the coding sequence ATGAAACTCGACGTGATCAAACTGGACGGCACCACTGCCGATTCCGTCGATCTCAACGACGAGATCTTCGGCCTCGAGCCCCGTGCCGACATCCTGCACCGCGTGGTGCGCTGGCAGCGTAACAACGCGCAGGCCGGCACCCACAAGGTTCTGGGTCGTTCGGAAGTGTCCTACTCGACCAAGAAGATCTATCGCCAGAAAGGTACCGGCGGCGCACGCCACGGTTCCCGCAAGGCGCCGATCTTCCGTTCGGGTGGTATCTACAAGGGTCCGACTCCCCGCAGCCACGGTCATGAGCTGACGAAGAAGTTCCGCAAGCTGGGTCTGAAGCACGCGCTTTCGTCCAAGCTGAAGGACGGTTCGCTGGTCATCATCGACATCGCGGAATCGGATGGCAAGACCGCCGCCCTGGCCAAACAGGTGAAAAGCCTTGGCTGGAAACGCGCCCTGATCATCGACGGCGCTGCCGTCAATGAAGGCTTCGCCCGTGCCGCCGCGAATATCGACGGTCTGGACGTGCTGCCTTCGATGGGCGCCAATGTCTATGACATCCTCAAGCGTGACACCCTGGTGCTCACCAAGGCGGGTGTCGAAGCACTGGAGGCTCGACTGAAATGA
- a CDS encoding 50S ribosomal protein L23, whose protein sequence is MSAKAQHYDVIRKPVITEKATMASEANAVVFEVAIDSNKPQIKEAVEALFNVKVKAVNTTVTKGKVKRFKGQLGKRKDVKKAYVTLEEGNTIDVSTGL, encoded by the coding sequence ATGAGCGCGAAGGCACAACATTACGACGTGATCCGCAAGCCGGTCATCACCGAAAAGGCAACCATGGCGTCCGAAGCCAATGCGGTTGTCTTCGAAGTGGCGATCGACTCGAACAAGCCGCAGATCAAGGAAGCCGTCGAAGCCCTGTTCAACGTCAAGGTGAAGGCCGTCAACACGACCGTCACCAAGGGCAAGGTCAAGCGCTTCAAGGGTCAGCTCGGCAAGCGTAAAGACGTGAAAAAGGCCTATGTGACCCTCGAAGAGGGCAACACGATCGACGTCTCCACCGGACTTTGA
- the rpsJ gene encoding 30S ribosomal protein S10: MSQTIRIRLKAFDYRVLDSSTQEILNTAKRTGATVRGPIPLPNKIEKFTVLRGPHVDKKSRDQFEIRTHKRLLDIVDPTPQTVDALMKLDLAAGVDVEIKV; encoded by the coding sequence ATGAGCCAAACTATTCGCATCCGGCTGAAGGCATTCGATTACCGCGTCCTGGATTCCAGCACGCAGGAAATCCTGAACACGGCGAAGCGCACCGGCGCAACCGTCCGTGGCCCGATCCCGCTGCCCAACAAGATCGAGAAGTTCACGGTTCTCCGTGGTCCTCACGTTGACAAGAAATCCCGCGACCAGTTCGAGATCCGCACCCACAAGCGGCTCCTGGATATCGTGGATCCGACCCCGCAGACGGTGGACGCGCTGATGAAGCTCGACCTCGCCGCCGGCGTGGATGTCGAGATCAAGGTTTAA